The proteins below are encoded in one region of Aquisphaera giovannonii:
- a CDS encoding BlaI/MecI/CopY family transcriptional regulator, which translates to MNRVQSDVTDAELAVLQSLWDRGPATIRQLVERVYEQGGTSVYATVQKLLDRLEAKGCVKRDRSGAVHVFEAAIARRDLIGKRLRAVADALCGGSLAPLLTQLVEGGDLSAKDRQELRSMIDRLDERRRGGGTPRG; encoded by the coding sequence ATGAACCGGGTGCAGTCGGACGTGACGGATGCGGAGCTCGCGGTCCTGCAATCGCTCTGGGACCGCGGGCCGGCGACGATACGACAGCTCGTGGAGCGCGTCTACGAGCAGGGGGGGACGTCGGTCTACGCGACCGTGCAGAAGCTCCTGGACCGCCTGGAGGCGAAGGGGTGCGTGAAGAGGGACCGGTCCGGGGCGGTGCACGTCTTCGAGGCGGCGATCGCCCGGCGGGACCTGATCGGCAAGCGGCTGCGGGCCGTTGCGGACGCGCTCTGCGGCGGCTCGCTGGCCCCTTTGCTCACCCAGCTCGTCGAGGGGGGGGACCTCTCGGCGAAGGACCGGCAGGAGTTGCGGTCCATGATCGACAGGCTGGACGAGCGGAGGCGCGGCGGAGGCACGCCGCGCGGCTGA